From one Anopheles cruzii chromosome 3, idAnoCruzAS_RS32_06, whole genome shotgun sequence genomic stretch:
- the LOC128270826 gene encoding ejaculatory bulb-specific protein 3-like: MLSHSIVFQFALICGVLVWAVSTENYVTKYDNINLDEIFNSDRLMNNYMNCLKNVGPCTPDGKVLKDNLPDALMSDCEKCSEKQRIGADEVIGFIIANRPDDFAILEKLYDPTGVYRRKYLRPDGKRITENDLRDGENTFAASGDGASATEAHATEHNLSLSQDHGHGDGQQFESEN; the protein is encoded by the exons ATGTTGTCACACTCAATCGTGTTTCAGTTCGCACTCATatgtggtgtgttggtgtgggcAGTATCAACCGAAAACTACGTCACCAAGTACGATAACATAAATTTGGATGAAATTTTCAACAGCGATCGGTTGATGAACAATTACATGAATTGCTTGAAGAACGTGGGTCCGTGTACGCCGGATGGAAAAGTGTTAAAAG ATAACCTCCCCGATGCACTGATGAGTGATTGCGAAAAATGCTCCGAAAAGCAGCGCATTGGGGCGGACGAGGTGATTGGGTTCATCATAGCCAACCGACCGGACGATTTCGCGATTCTCGAGAAACTATACGATCCAACCGGCGTGTACCGGCGGAAGTACTTGCGACCAGACGGAAAACGCATCACCGAAAATGACCTACGTGATGGCGAAAACACGTTCGCTGCTAGTGGCGACGGAGCGAGTGCGACCGAAGCGCACGCAACCGAACATAATCTAAGCTTGTCTCAAgatcacggccacggcgatggCCAGCAGTTCGAGAGTGAAAACTGA